One Mixta gaviniae genomic window carries:
- a CDS encoding fimbrial protein, whose amino-acid sequence MDKLRRALCFLLTLTAGFWTHSGWAETCRPTIGQIIINLPNITYSPTLPQGMQMTDPMPNNGDAFHFTCDRQPPAATWKRVVYQQSGASETIINGRHVFASSVTGIGYSLGLQCGSGAIRYIDGADAPAGSESVTVCDSKQMPTLLSEERPAIKIYVIFYKTAEVSLVDGNHAAMNAQPDIGSLYIEQRPDAGTPEKAMLSLGAMNIEVGQRSSCQVTTPRIKVNMGSVKRTAFHGTGQPAGDQQPFFVPVQCTGPATLRIAFSGVADAAMPDTLALTQGSSAARGVGIQLRYGDNRGSAATSDTLLKINDASNNLPLLKTITADDAGRVENINFTAQYVQTAESVIAGEANSMATFELIYN is encoded by the coding sequence ATGGATAAATTACGGCGCGCGCTCTGCTTTTTGCTGACGCTGACGGCGGGCTTCTGGACCCATTCCGGCTGGGCGGAAACGTGCCGCCCAACCATTGGGCAGATAATAATAAACCTGCCCAATATCACCTACTCGCCGACCCTGCCGCAGGGTATGCAGATGACCGACCCGATGCCGAATAACGGCGATGCGTTCCACTTTACCTGCGATCGCCAGCCGCCCGCGGCAACGTGGAAGCGCGTGGTCTATCAGCAGAGCGGGGCGTCTGAAACGATTATCAACGGCCGTCACGTGTTCGCCAGCAGCGTTACCGGGATCGGCTATTCGCTCGGCCTGCAGTGCGGCAGCGGCGCTATTCGCTATATCGACGGCGCCGACGCCCCGGCGGGCAGCGAATCGGTGACGGTGTGCGACAGCAAGCAGATGCCCACGCTGCTGAGCGAAGAGCGGCCGGCGATAAAGATCTACGTGATTTTCTACAAAACCGCCGAGGTGAGCCTGGTTGATGGCAATCATGCCGCGATGAATGCGCAGCCTGATATCGGCAGCCTCTATATTGAACAGCGGCCCGACGCCGGGACGCCTGAAAAGGCGATGCTCAGCCTGGGGGCGATGAATATCGAGGTGGGCCAAAGAAGCAGCTGTCAGGTCACGACCCCGAGGATCAAGGTTAACATGGGCAGCGTGAAGCGCACGGCGTTCCACGGCACAGGCCAGCCTGCGGGCGATCAGCAACCCTTCTTCGTGCCGGTGCAGTGTACGGGACCGGCCACCCTCCGTATCGCTTTTTCCGGCGTCGCTGATGCCGCGATGCCCGATACCTTAGCCTTAACCCAGGGGAGCAGCGCCGCCCGTGGCGTCGGCATCCAGCTGCGCTACGGCGATAACCGCGGGTCGGCGGCGACTTCCGACACCCTGCTGAAGATTAACGATGCCAGCAACAACCTGCCGCTGCTGAAAACGATAACGGCGGACGACGCAGGTCGGGTAGAGAACATCAACTTCACGGCGCAGTATGTGCAGACGGCGGAGAGCGTCATCGCAGGCGAGGCCAACAGCATGGCGACTTTTGAGCTGATCTATAACTGA
- a CDS encoding fimbria/pilus outer membrane usher protein has translation MAKIPLSATPRPRLLPPAPAGSAALLAAVPTALLLLCHCRPARGEDYFDPAALEFADPRQKTADLHYFANAGGQQPGDYRVTVLLNHQDMGQHKLTFVGDNGRLKPVLNVAQLKAWGVNVSAFSALSKLRDDDTLTRLSRYIPDAGSQFDFTGQRLYLSIPQAAMNNRARDYVDPARWDDGVSAAFVNYSLTGSQTRQAQSEITANYLNLRSGVNLGAWRLRNIASLTLDQTRRWRSQSSWLQRDIKALKSQLRIGDVYTSGEMFASVQFRGLQLASQDEMLPDSMRGFAPVIRGMAHSNAKVTVSQHGYVIYETYVPPGAFAIKDLNPTAQSGDLEVRVTESSGAVQTFTQPYSAVPFMLREGRLKFSVSAGRYRSGVGQTRTPPFMQATLSYGLPRAFTLSGGAQLAENYRAYALGVGHGFGELGSLGVDGTLAVTDAPPRRRYTGHSLRVQYQKEVDLTGTALSLASYRYSSSGYYEFSEANRLADGSERVNNRRSRKEIAISQSLGSIGSLSASFYAQQYWRAKGHDETVHLGFYSGWRGIAWGVGYYLTGSSDRHRQDRSIAFNMSLPLNRWLPDHTLSYNTLSASHGYSSQQVSLYGALPDKRNLYYSVQQGYDNQGQGRNGGVSLDYRGGYGAAQLGYRHDSRSRQITWGASGSVVAHAHGVTLGQPTNDTFAIVRAPGAAQVAIQNGSNVHTDWRGYAVVPTLTPYRKNYLALDTETLRDDTDVELEAQTLIPGGGAIVQANYRTHIGNRVLFTLKERDGPLPFGASARLISAGEEEAPPSGMVADGGQVYLSGMPDQGVIEARWQAGGVTRKCVMHFRLPITQQQAAVKTLSGLCL, from the coding sequence ATGGCAAAGATACCTTTATCCGCAACACCGCGCCCTCGTCTGCTGCCGCCAGCCCCGGCGGGCAGCGCCGCGCTGCTGGCCGCCGTTCCCACGGCGCTTTTGCTGCTGTGCCACTGTCGCCCGGCACGCGGCGAAGACTATTTCGATCCGGCGGCGCTGGAGTTTGCCGATCCGCGGCAGAAAACCGCCGACCTGCACTATTTTGCCAACGCCGGCGGCCAGCAGCCGGGCGACTATCGGGTGACGGTGCTGTTGAACCACCAGGATATGGGCCAGCACAAGCTCACTTTCGTCGGGGATAACGGCAGGCTGAAGCCGGTGCTGAACGTGGCGCAGCTGAAAGCCTGGGGGGTTAACGTCAGCGCCTTTTCCGCGCTGAGCAAGCTGCGCGACGACGATACCCTCACCCGGCTTAGCCGCTATATTCCCGATGCCGGCAGCCAGTTCGATTTTACCGGACAGCGGCTCTACCTGAGCATTCCGCAGGCGGCGATGAATAATCGCGCCCGCGACTATGTCGATCCGGCACGCTGGGACGACGGCGTATCCGCTGCGTTTGTGAACTACAGCCTGACCGGTTCGCAAACCCGCCAGGCGCAAAGCGAGATCACCGCCAATTACCTCAACCTGCGCAGCGGCGTGAACCTCGGCGCCTGGCGGCTGCGCAATATCGCCTCGCTGACCCTCGACCAAACCCGCCGCTGGCGGTCGCAAAGCAGCTGGCTGCAGCGCGATATCAAAGCGCTGAAAAGTCAGCTGCGCATCGGCGACGTTTACACCTCCGGCGAGATGTTCGCCAGCGTGCAGTTCCGCGGCCTGCAGCTCGCCTCGCAGGATGAGATGCTGCCGGACAGCATGCGCGGCTTCGCGCCGGTGATCCGCGGCATGGCGCACAGCAACGCCAAAGTGACCGTATCGCAGCACGGCTACGTCATCTATGAAACCTACGTTCCGCCGGGCGCCTTCGCGATAAAGGATCTCAATCCCACCGCGCAGAGCGGCGATCTGGAGGTCAGGGTCACCGAGAGCAGCGGCGCCGTGCAGACCTTTACCCAGCCCTACTCCGCCGTTCCCTTTATGCTGCGCGAGGGACGCCTTAAATTTAGCGTCAGCGCCGGCCGCTACCGTTCCGGCGTCGGGCAGACGCGCACGCCGCCGTTTATGCAGGCGACGCTCTCTTATGGCCTGCCCCGGGCTTTTACCCTCTCCGGCGGCGCGCAGCTGGCGGAAAACTACCGCGCTTACGCGCTCGGCGTCGGGCACGGCTTCGGCGAGCTGGGATCGCTGGGCGTCGACGGCACGCTGGCGGTCACCGATGCGCCGCCGCGCCGCCGCTATACCGGCCATTCGCTGCGCGTGCAGTATCAGAAAGAGGTGGATTTGACCGGCACCGCCCTGAGCCTCGCCAGCTATCGCTACTCCTCCAGCGGCTACTATGAATTCAGCGAAGCAAACCGGCTGGCAGACGGGAGCGAGCGGGTAAATAACCGGCGCAGCCGCAAGGAGATCGCCATCAGCCAGTCGCTCGGCAGTATCGGCAGCCTCTCCGCCTCGTTTTACGCCCAGCAGTACTGGCGCGCCAAAGGGCACGACGAGACGGTGCATCTCGGCTTCTACAGCGGCTGGCGCGGCATCGCCTGGGGCGTGGGCTACTACCTGACCGGTTCGTCGGATCGCCACCGACAGGATCGCTCGATCGCCTTCAATATGTCACTGCCGCTGAACCGCTGGCTGCCGGATCACACCCTCAGCTATAACACCCTGTCCGCCAGCCATGGCTATAGCTCGCAGCAGGTCTCGCTCTACGGCGCGCTGCCGGATAAGCGCAACCTCTATTACAGCGTGCAGCAGGGCTACGATAACCAGGGACAGGGCCGCAACGGCGGCGTATCGCTCGATTACCGTGGCGGATACGGCGCCGCACAGCTCGGCTACCGCCACGATAGCCGGAGCCGTCAGATAACCTGGGGAGCCTCAGGCTCGGTGGTGGCGCATGCGCACGGCGTTACGCTCGGCCAGCCTACCAACGACACCTTCGCCATCGTCCGCGCGCCCGGCGCGGCGCAGGTGGCGATTCAGAACGGCAGCAATGTCCACACGGACTGGCGCGGCTACGCGGTGGTACCGACGCTGACCCCTTATCGCAAAAATTACCTTGCCCTCGATACCGAAACCCTGCGCGACGATACCGATGTCGAGCTGGAAGCGCAGACGCTTATCCCCGGCGGCGGCGCCATCGTGCAGGCGAATTACCGCACCCATATCGGCAACCGGGTGCTGTTTACCCTGAAAGAGAGAGATGGCCCGCTGCCGTTTGGCGCCAGCGCGCGGCTTATCAGCGCAGGCGAAGAGGAGGCGCCCCCCAGCGGCATGGTCGCCGATGGCGGGCAGGTCTATCTCAGCGGTATGCCTGACCAGGGCGTCATCGAAGCGCGCTGGCAGGCCGGCGGCGTCACGCGGAAGTGCGTTATGCATTTCCGGCTTCCCATCACTCAGCAGCAGGCGGCGGTAAAAACGCTCAGCGGCCTGTGCTTATAA